Sequence from the Enhydrobacter sp. genome:
GGGCATGCGCCACGCTCCTCCGCCGCGCCGCCGCAATCATGCCCGAGATGTCGAGCAACATGTCCGCAACTATGTTGCTGGCTAGCGGGATCTCGACCTTGAAAGTCAGCGCCGAGATGCGCGCGCCTAACGCCGCGGAGAAGTCGACCGCTTGCTCGACGGCCGCAACCGGGGTCGGATCGGGATAGCTGCTCACGTGAAGCAGGGCGTCGTTGAAAGCCATTCTCTCCAATCCCAGCTTGGTCCGGATGGTTCGGGACGGCATCGCCCTCTTGTGCCGTCGTTGTTCGTCAGTCCGCACGGCGCCTGTTCCTCCCCGTCCGTTTGCCTGTACCTTTGCCGAGCGCAGAGCTGCTTGGTGACGTCGGGGAACGAAGCCGCTGCTCGATTTCAATGGCTGAAGGCTCCGACGCGGTCTGGCCAACGATGCCGCGGTCGGGAAGCCGATCCGCCGGTTTCACGACGATCGTATTGCCGATCGCCGTGATCCAGTCGGCGTGCAAGCACCATCGGTCGGCCCCTGTCAGGCGTCTGAACAACGATCATCAATCCTCCATCCACCCAGATTCTTGAGCATGTGCGGAATGTGGGCTTGATTGATCGTCAAAAAAAGCAGATTAATAATAGTGCTTTGATCGAGAAAAACTGCGGATCGGAGTACAAGCAGCCACACTACGCTGGACGGTCACGAACCAGCATCGAGCGCGCTGCCGAGCAGCTGCGTCTCGCCCGCAGACCATCAGAACGGAACACTCAAGGAAGCCTTCGGAACAGCGCCATTCCGCCGCGCGGGGCGCGTGCCGACTGGAGCTGTCCCGCGGCGGGACAATTGACTGTGTCCGACGCAAGTGCTCTCACGGCATCCTTCTGAACGCTCAAGGGCCGAAAAGCCTTACGCTAGCTGCGCAATCTCAAGCAGACCGCGGAGCGGCTGGCTGGTGTTATGCGGCGACCATACCGCGCTGAACGGAACTGGTTTCGGTTCATCGGTTCATCGGTTCATCGTGCAGTGGCACGAATCCAACGCCGGGAAAAGGAACTGAGCTAGTGGCTTCACCGGAAAAGGGTGATGCCATATTGACCTTATCAGGCCGCGATTTTCCGATCGTGAGATCGCCCTTCACCGATCAACATCCTTTCCAAGCGTCCCGGCTTACACCCGAGTGACACCAATTCGCTTCCCGCGGCGCCAAATAACTCGATAGTCGGCCTTTATGCCGGCATCTTCGACCAGCAACTCGAACTGGTCAGGAATCCCAACAGGCGAGTCGATTTCGAGGCATGCGCCAGCGTCGGAGATGTTCCGAACAATGCAGTTAAAGACCGAAGATTGCTGATTGAAGATGATCTTGCCGGAGAACAGCGTTCGGCGGCGGGGCGCATCTCGACGCTCCTCGGCAGGAGTGGCGGCTGCATCTAAATTTTCGTTCGACCGATTCATCGCCAGCCTCAAACAACGCTGGGAGAATCTTACAGTTGCTGCGACCTATCGCTTCTTAAGAACCACGCCCGCATGCCGTGTGCATTCGCATCGCAGGAATATACCAAAGTATACTCTAGAGTTTGAGGTCCAACGCCTCACTCTCAGTTCCGTGGATGCGCTCGGCGAAACGCACGAGGTCGGCAAGCGAATCCGCGCCCATTTTCCGCATCACCTGACCCCGCCGCACCTTGACCGTGATCTCGCTGACCTCAAGCTTTCCAGCGATTTGCTTGTTCAATAGACCTTTAACGACGAGGTCCATGACTTCGCGCTCGCCATCCGAGAGGCTGGCATAGCGCCGGCGCAGTTCCTCCTTGACGCCACTCTCCTGCCGTCGGGCCCGATCGCGAGTAATACTCTGCTGGATTGCATCGAGCAGGTCTTGCTCCCGAAAGGGTTTGGTCAAGAACTCGACCGCCCCTGCCTTCATGGCCCTCACGGACATCGGGATGTCGCCGTGCGCTGTAATGAAAACGACAGGGATATGAATGCAAAGCGACCCCATCTCTTCCTGGAAATCCAGCCCACTCAGTCCCGGCATGCGCACGTCAAGCACGATGCAGGCAGGGGCATCAGGTCGCTCGCTGCGCACGAAATCCTGAGTCGATGCGAACAGCATTGAGCGCAAACCGACCGAAGCCAGCAGGTCTTCAAGGGAGTCACGGACGGATTTGTCATCGTCGATGACGTAGACAATCGGCCGGTCTTTCTCGCTATCTGTTGTCATCGACAGTGTCATACACCAAGCTTATGTCCCCGCAGGGTGAAATGAAATTCTGCCCCACCGCCCGACCTTGGGCCGGCCCAAATCCGTCCACCATGCGCTTCGACGATCGAACGGCTGACCGCAAGTCCGATTCCCATCCCATCCGATTTCGTGCTGTGGAATGCGTCAAATACCCCCTCGGCCTCGTCGAGCGCTATGCCGCAACCGTTGTCCGCGATCGAGAACTCGACGAACCGGCCATCATTGGAAGACAGCTCTATTGTAATTTCGCGCCGCTCTGGCGGCGTCTTCGCCATAGCCTCCATCGCGTTCAGGATGATGTTGAGCAACACCTGCTGAATTTGAATGCCGTCCGCAAAGACCAGGGGCAAATCCTTCGCAACATGGGTGCGGATGACGATGTGATTCTGGTCCAACTCGCCTCGGCTGAGCGCGATGGTCTCGTTAACGATCGCAGCGGCGTTTAGCCACTCGGCCTTCGGTTCGACGCGCTTCGCGAGGCTGCGTACACGTTCGACTACGCTGCTAGCACGATTCGCATCGCCAATTATCCGTTCAAGCGCCTGCCGCGCCTTGCTGAGATTGGGCGGCTCCGCCGCCAGCCAACGCAAGCCTGCGTTCCCGCTATTTATGACGCCTGTCAGGGGTTGATTGATCTCGTGCGCGATGGACGCGGTCAGCTCACCAAGAGAGTTGACGCGAGCAAGCCGAACGAGTTGCGCACGAGCTTCATGCTCGGCAAGGATCGCCGACGATTTCGTCAAAGCTAGATATGTGGTGCCGACGATGGCGCCGATGCTCAGCGCGCAGTTTATCACGCCCGCTTCATAGGCCCCGGATCGGGTGAACATGAAGCTCGCCAGCGTCAGGACAACGCAACTCGCAGCAACGACAAGGACGCTGCGCGCTCGCAGGAAACCGGCCGCAATGAGAACGACCGCGACATAGAACACCGCGACGGCGATCTCCAGATCGGTGATCGTGTCCGCGATGAAGACGACCACCATCAGGCCGAGCATCAGCACCCACCGCAGAGCGGTGCCTGTCCCCGCCAGGCGCTGGTGTCTTCCCATCAAGGGCTCGTTCCTTCCATATGCGTAAGGCCCCCGCCGAAACTACTTCTGAGCTTCGGCTTTATACATGCTTTCTCCCGATCACTCGACGGCGGAGAGACGCCAGCGGGCCGCCGTGACCAACGGTTCAAGGCTGAGGCGGCCGACGATCTACTCGAGCATGCGATCCTGGCGGCTGTCCGCTCGCACCGAGGCCGTCACCTCGACGCGACTACTGTCCTCGATGTTGCTGCTTTCGAGGTCGCGAATATAGAGCGTCGAGCCGAGGTCTCGCAGGAGAAGAGCGCGGACGTGGGCCTCGGCTTCACCGTGACAGATGATCGAGATTTCATAGGCTGCATCCGCATCACTCATGGAAATGGGACGCCGCCCGATCATAGTGACCAGCGGACGCAAGACGAGATTCACGCCGATAACGAAAACGGTCGCGATCATTGCCTGGGGATAGAAGCCTGCGCCGCGCAGGACGCCGACGGCGGCCGAGCTTCTGCCGCTCTGCGCCGAAAGAAGCGTCGGCCCCGTCGGAAAGGTCGCGCTGCTGCGCTTATGACGTCACCGTCATCTCAGCCAGCCCTTCCGTCGGATGTAGATGAGCGGCAGAAGCGCGGCCGCCAGCGTCATGGCAATGGTCACGGTGAAGCCCCACCGCCACGAGAGTTCCGGCATGACCGCGAAATTCATGCCGTAGAAGGTCGCAACGAGAGTTGGCGGTAGGAATACGGCAGTGATGATCGTGAACACCTTGACGATCTGGTTTTGCTTGACACCCAGCGATGTCATGACCGACTGTTGGAGATAACGCGCCTTCTCGTGTTCAAACGTCGCGTGTTCCTTCACGCCCTGGATGTCGGCCTGCAGATTTTCGATCTCGGCGCGTGACTCGGTGTCCCGAGTGCCAACCTCGGTTTTGAGGTAGCGAGCGCACCGGGCCAAGTCCAGTTGGGACTCCTGAACACGCGCGATCAATTCCTCGACCTCATTCAGCCGCTGCATCGTCTCGTAGACATCGCTGACGCCGATCTCGCGTCCCTTTTCATCCCGTCCGCCGGTCAGGCGCAGGATGTCGTCATTCATCGACTCCAATGAAATACTGACCGCCTCGACGACCTGATCCGATGCCAGATTCATGGCGCGGAGGATCGCGCGCATCGCGTCCTTTCCGCTCTTGGCGATGTCAGGACTGCTCGCAAGCCGCTGCGCAAAGCGATCCAGCGGCGCAAGTTTTCGGGCCGGTTCAAGCGTAATGAGGGGACCGTCGCCAAGCGCGAAGATCACCGTCTCAGCGTGGAACTCGTCGCCAAGCCGCAGGGTCAGAGTGACGGGCAGGTAGTAGTACAGATCGTCTTCGGACAGCTCTTCCGTCGCAGCAGGGAAATTGGCCTTCCAATGTCGACGCGCGGCAGCGACCGCATCTTTGTCGTCAGCCGACAGGCGAACCCAAACCTTTTCCGCGACGGTGGTTTCCACTTGTTCCATCGTGACCATAACTTAGACCTTCTCTCATTATCTTGCGGTGCTCTGTTCGCGCTCCTTCAACTATTTTCCGGTTGTCGAGAAATGCTGATGCGACGGTGACGACGACGATGTTGTCGTTTCCTGGCCCGCCGGCTGAAAATGATGGACAGCGAGCAGCGCCCCACAAATCAGCAGATAAAGCGCGACGGTCGAAATAATAACCTCACGCTCCAGCGTCGGAGCAATCCTGTTATTTCCACCATTCTTAGTGATACGATCCATCTTCGTAATCAGCATGACAATCCTCTATATGTTTTGGCGTGAGCAAACTCCGCAGGGCCGTGCGCCCTCCGTCGTGTCGGCTCAGTTGGCGATCAATATTCGGGAGAGGGCGCCCGACGATCCGGGAGCGTTGCGTCTGAAGCTCCCCGGAAAAACATGTGCAACGGGCGGCCTCGATGACGATTGAAACCCCCGGAGCGTCAGGGCGACGCCTGATGCTTCATCGCTGACGCGGCATATGTTGGGGTAGCGCGCGCAATAAGTGCTCATGACTCACCTCGTGTCAGCCGCCTTGGCTGTCACGAGCGAGCCATGCGTCTAGGCTCGGCCGGACGGCCTCAGCGGCGTGTGCTGTCGACTACTGTCGCTAGGCATCAGTTTGGTCCCAGACTTGCCCAAGCGCGCCTCAGCGCGCTGGACGGTGTGGCGGCTGTGTAAACTGCCAACGTCGGCAATGCCAGGGCGCGTGAGGAAAGCCACGCCAGCCGAAGGTATCGCGTCGATATACTTTCGTATATCATAGGAGTTGTTTCGGCCGTTGCTCTCAGAATTCCCGCGCGGTTCATCTGGTAAACTGCGTGTATCAGGCCGAGTTGCTGCCAACCCGTGTCGCGCGGCAAGTCGTCCTCGACGCACCAGCGACATTCAATGCGACCCGTAGCAGGATTGACGTGCCAGTGTGAATGCGGCCGGGGCGCAAGCTGCCGATCCAGTACTTCCTATAGCCGTTGATGATCATTGGCGTTGTCGTCCTGGCTCTCCGCCGTCGCGCAGCAGTCGACGCGGCACCTCAATGCGACAGGAGCACCGGCAACGATGGGTAGGCGATGATGGTCTTCGTCGCGCCGCCCAGGATGAATTGGCGCAGGCGGGAGTGCCCGTAGGCCCCCATCACGAGCAGGTCGATTGCATGCGCGGTCGTATACTCTTTGAGAGCTTGCCCGATCGTCCGCCCGGCGGCCTCTTCCTCCTCTAGGACAACCTCGATGCCATGAAAGGCGAGATGCTTCGCCAGGTCCGCACTTGAGTGGTTCGTATCAATCGTCTTTTCCTGTGTGATCGTCACCACCCGCACCGTCTTGGCGCGCTCCAGGATCGGGAGGGCATCGGCCACCGCCCGTGCCGCCGCCCGGCTGAAATCCCAAGCCACTCCGACGACGTCGAAAGACAAGGAACCACTGCGTTCTGGTACTTCGGGGAGGATAATCGTGGGGCGTCCAGAGCCGAATATCACGCTCTCGGCGACATATTGCTGAAGCGTCGCCTGCTCGCCGATCGGGATCATCGTGATATCGTGCATCCTGGCATGTTCGGTCACGATGGCCGCCAGCTGCGAGGTCGTGCACGACTCGACGATCTGCTCGTGTGGAACGCCGCGCTTCGTCGCCATGCTTTTGAACGTGCTGATCAGACTCTGGGCATTGGCCGCGCTTTTCTGCCGCTCGGCCGCAACCATTCCCGGGATGTCGAGCAGCGTATTCGCAAGCACGTTACCGGCGGTCGGAATCTCTATTTTGAAAGTGAGCGCTGAGATGCGCGCGTCCAGCGCCCCGGCGAAGACGACAGCTTGCTCGATTGCCGCGGCCGACGTCGGCTCCGGATAGCTGCTCAACTGGAGCAAGGCGTCCTTGAAAGCCATTCTTTTTATCTCCTCAATTGATCTGCTGCTTCACATTGACCGCATCACACGGCTCACCTTGCGTCCGCTTTCATCTTCACCTTGCAAATTCCTTATCCGCGTTTTCCAACGCTGCGATCCGCTCTTCCAAAGCCGGATGCGTTCTGAACAGGCGCATCAGTCCGCCCCGTGCCGTCCCCGAAATGCCGAATGCGGCCATCTTGTCCGGCAGAGACGCCGGCTGCAGCGCCGCCAAACGGCGCAGGGCGGCGATCATGTGCCGCCGGCCGGCGAGCTCGGCGCCACCCCGGTCGGCGCGGAATTCCCGCTGGCGGGAGAACCACAAGACGATGATCGATGCGAGGACGCCAAGCAGTAATTCGGCGACAATCATCGTGACGAAGAAAGCAGGACCGTGACCGCTCTCGGTCCTGAACACCACCCGGTCAACCACATGGCCGATCACCCGCGACAGGAACATGACGAAGGTGTTGACCACGCCCTGGATGAGCGCCATCGTCACCATGTCGCCATTGGCGGCGTGCGACACCTCGTGCCCGAGCACCGCCTCGGCCTCTTCCCGGCTCATCTGCTGCAAGAGGCCAGTCGACACGGCGATGAGGGAGGCATTCTTGCTCATGCCGGTGGCAAAGGCGTTCACCTCCGGCGAGTCGTAGACCGCAACCTCGGGCATCTTGATGCCGGCGACCTGGGCCTGGCGGGCGACGGTTTGCACCAGCCACTGTTCCATCGGCGTCTTCGGTTGGGAGATGACCTGGGCGCCGACCGCACGCTTGGCCGTCCATTTCGAGAGGGCAAGGGAAATGAAGGCGCCGCCGAAGCCGAAGACGGCCGCGAAGATGAGCAAAGCGTTGAGATTGAGGCCCTGTTCGTTGAGGTAGGGTTCGACCCCCAGCAAGCGCAGGGTGATCGACAGCACCAGCACCACGGCCAAATTGGTTGCCAGAAAAAGCGCAATGCGTTTCACCCGGCGCTCCTCACGAAATGTCTGCGACCAGAATCTTCATAGTCCCACGCGCCCAACTCGGCGTAGCGGCGAAGCGATTGACCTCTTGCCGCTGCGCCTGAAGCGCTGATGCTCCACGTCTGCCGTCGTCGTCCGGCCATCCGCGTGGCGCGCACGGCGCTTCCCCTCAGTCGAAAAAGTCTGACAAGAAGGATCTCTTGCGCTTCTTGTGGCCGTAGCTGCGATGATCATCGTCATCGTCGTAGTGGCGTTGCTCACGGATTTCGCGCGACCCGGTCGTGCGGGCTGCAGGCGACGCATCTTCGGTGCTGCGAGCGATGATCTTGTCGAGCTCGCCCCGGTCAAGCCACACTCCGCGGCAGGTCGGGCAATAGTCGATCTCGACGCCTTGTCGGTCGGACAGCACCAACCCGGTCTTGCAGGTCGGACAGGGCATCGCCGCCACAGTTTCCTCGGTTCGCATGGTTCAAACCCTCTCCTGCCGACCGAAGCGGACGAGCAACTGCAGGCGATCCTTCACCGCGAGCCTGAGCTTTTTCAGCCGCAGCAGTCTGATGCCGTCGGGAAAACGCCGCTTGTGCTCGTGTCGAATCGCATCGTCGAGCTGGCCGTGGACGACCGTCAGCTTGTATATCAAAGCACTCATACTCATAGCCTTTCTCCGGTTGGTTGTTTGAGATGTGGTCCTCGCGGTACTCCTCGCCAAATTCCTACTGAGCCGGAACCGTCAAACGAATCTCCACACGCTCCTCCACCTGGCGGAACAGCAAGAGATCGATTGACTCTTGGTCGCGCTTGAAGCGGTGATGTTCGGCCTCGGGCGATCCATTCACCACCTCATGGGCGTATCCTGCGGCCGCGAAGCCTTGAACGTAGTGCGCTCGCACGGCCTCAAAAGCGGCGCGCCCGGCATAGCGGACCTCGACCGTCTTCTCCCCGCGCGCGAAATAGCTGCGCACCAGGCCGGGAAAGCGCGGCACGGGCCCCGCATCGGTGCCGCTGACGTCGCTCGCCGGCGGGTTTTCCGCGAGATCCGGCACCCACTGTCCGATCTGTTCTTTCAGGCCTGGCACCACCTGTTCGATCTGCGTCGCCGCATCGTTGGCAAGGCGCCTGCCTGCCTCGGTTGCCGTCGGAAACTGCCCCCACAACCAGGACAGCAACGCGATCCCGGCCCAGGTCACCAGACCGAGGATCCCGACAACGGCGGCAACCAGGATCAGCCAGGTGCGCGCCCGCACCTTGCTCAAAGCCGAGACGGCCAGCGCCGAAAACCGATGCTTATGGAGGGGGCTGCGCATCACCGCCTCACGAAGCCCGTTCACTGAAGGTGTCGCGCACGCGCCGCAGGCGGCGCCCCAGAGTCCGCTTGGCCCGATCCGCGGCGCGATTCACCGCGACATGAAAGTCCGCCTCTGTCTCCTCGATGACGATATCTGACCGCCCGTTCAGCCGAACGCGCAGACTGCAGCGCTTGTCTATGCCGCCCTTCGGTCCGTTGATATCGGACAAGACTACGGCAACGCCGCGAATGTGCTCTGGAAATTGCGACAGTGCGAATGCCAGCCGATATTCCACATGCTCACGCAGCTCCTCTGTGAGGTCCGCGTTACGCACTTGAATCGCGATTCTCATCATTCCTCCATCCACCAGCCGAGTTCGCGCAGTATCTAGGCTTGATCGATCATCAAAAAAAGCAGATAATCCGGTGTGTTTCAGTCGAAAAAAACTGCTGATTGGATTGGCCGGCCGTGTTGAATTACAAGCAGCTGCACTATTTCTGGAAGGTCGCGAAGGCCGGCAGCATTGCGCGCGCCGCCGAGCAGCTGCGTCTGGCGCCGCAGACCATCAGCGCCCAGATCGGCACGCTGGAGGAAGCGCTCGGAACCGAGCTGTTCCGCCGCGCCGGGCGGCGGTTGGAATTGACTGCGGCGGGGCAGTTGACCCTTTCCTACGCCGACGAGATCTTCCAGATCGGAAGAGAGCTGGAGGAGACGGTGCGCAACCGCCCCGGCCGCAGCGACATGCTCTTACGGGTAGGGGTGGCGGACGTCGTGCCGAAGTCGATGGCCTATCACCTGCTCGCTCCGGCACTGACTAGTGCCGGGCGTGTGCGGTTGATCTGCCGGGAAGACAAGCTGGATCGGCTGTTCGCGGAACTCGCCATCCACAAGATGGATCTCGTGATCGCCGACCGGCCGCTGCCCTCCGAACTGGGGGTGAAAGGCTACAGCCACGCTCTCGGGCGCACACCGATCGCCTTCTATGCCGTGCGCCCACTAGTCGCACGCTATCGGAAGGATTTTCCACGATCCCTCCACGGCGCCCCCATGCTCATCCCGAGCGATGGCGCAACCATGCGGGGGGCGCTTACGCGGTGGTTCAGTGAACATCAGATCGAACCGCGCATTGTCGGCGAGTTCGACGACACCGCGCTGATGAAGGCCTTCGGCAAGGCGGGTGCTGGTATTTTCCCTGCACCGACAGTACTGGCCGACGAGATTCGCAGCCAATATGAAGCTGAAATCATCGGCCGCGCCGACAGCGTCGCAGCAAAATATTACGCCATCTCCATCGAACGCAAACTGACCCATCCGGCCGTCGTGGCGATCAGCGAAGCAGCGAAGACGGAACTGTTCGTCGACGACAAGCGCTAGCCCCTGTCTCGTCTCAAGCGGATCGCTCGCCGCAATCGCCCACGACGAAGACAAAGATAGATGCGGTCAAGCCCGGCGAGCGCCTTTGCGAGAGGGTTGGGCGTGCGCTCGTCTTCCGGTCACCATCCCGATCAGTCCGGCGATGGTGCAATGGCTTTCGACCGGATGCCGGAGGAACAAGTTGTCATGGACGAGGTAGCGATTGGCGCGACCTTCACGCATGCGGCTGAGATACCCTGCCTCCTCCAATTCGGCGACGATGCGCTGCACGGCGCGCTCCGTGATGCCGACCCGGACTGCAACCTCGCGCATTCTCGCTGCCGGCTTCTCGACCAGGCAGAGCAGCACATGGGCGTGGTTGGTCAGAAAGGTCCAGCTGGCAGAGGAGGTATCAGATTTGGAGTTTGCCATTGCCTGCATCCGCGAGAGCCCCTATAAGGAAAGTGCGAAACT
This genomic interval carries:
- a CDS encoding PilZ domain-containing protein: MNRSNENLDAAATPAEERRDAPRRRTLFSGKIIFNQQSSVFNCIVRNISDAGACLEIDSPVGIPDQFELLVEDAGIKADYRVIWRRGKRIGVTRV
- a CDS encoding response regulator transcription factor, which encodes MTTDSEKDRPIVYVIDDDKSVRDSLEDLLASVGLRSMLFASTQDFVRSERPDAPACIVLDVRMPGLSGLDFQEEMGSLCIHIPVVFITAHGDIPMSVRAMKAGAVEFLTKPFREQDLLDAIQQSITRDRARRQESGVKEELRRRYASLSDGEREVMDLVVKGLLNKQIAGKLEVSEITVKVRRGQVMRKMGADSLADLVRFAERIHGTESEALDLKL
- a CDS encoding GHKL domain-containing protein encodes the protein MLGLMVVVFIADTITDLEIAVAVFYVAVVLIAAGFLRARSVLVVAASCVVLTLASFMFTRSGAYEAGVINCALSIGAIVGTTYLALTKSSAILAEHEARAQLVRLARVNSLGELTASIAHEINQPLTGVINSGNAGLRWLAAEPPNLSKARQALERIIGDANRASSVVERVRSLAKRVEPKAEWLNAAAIVNETIALSRGELDQNHIVIRTHVAKDLPLVFADGIQIQQVLLNIILNAMEAMAKTPPERREITIELSSNDGRFVEFSIADNGCGIALDEAEGVFDAFHSTKSDGMGIGLAVSRSIVEAHGGRIWAGPRSGGGAEFHFTLRGHKLGV
- a CDS encoding universal stress protein, which translates into the protein MAFKDALLQLSSYPEPTSAAAIEQAVVFAGALDARISALTFKIEIPTAGNVLANTLLDIPGMVAAERQKSAANAQSLISTFKSMATKRGVPHEQIVESCTTSQLAAIVTEHARMHDITMIPIGEQATLQQYVAESVIFGSGRPTIILPEVPERSGSLSFDVVGVAWDFSRAAARAVADALPILERAKTVRVVTITQEKTIDTNHSSADLAKHLAFHGIEVVLEEEEAAGRTIGQALKEYTTAHAIDLLVMGAYGHSRLRQFILGGATKTIIAYPSLPVLLSH
- the htpX gene encoding protease HtpX — translated: MKRIALFLATNLAVVLVLSITLRLLGVEPYLNEQGLNLNALLIFAAVFGFGGAFISLALSKWTAKRAVGAQVISQPKTPMEQWLVQTVARQAQVAGIKMPEVAVYDSPEVNAFATGMSKNASLIAVSTGLLQQMSREEAEAVLGHEVSHAANGDMVTMALIQGVVNTFVMFLSRVIGHVVDRVVFRTESGHGPAFFVTMIVAELLLGVLASIIVLWFSRQREFRADRGGAELAGRRHMIAALRRLAALQPASLPDKMAAFGISGTARGGLMRLFRTHPALEERIAALENADKEFAR
- a CDS encoding zf-TFIIB domain-containing protein, yielding MPCPTCKTGLVLSDRQGVEIDYCPTCRGVWLDRGELDKIIARSTEDASPAARTTGSREIREQRHYDDDDDHRSYGHKKRKRSFLSDFFD
- a CDS encoding DUF465 domain-containing protein — translated: MSALIYKLTVVHGQLDDAIRHEHKRRFPDGIRLLRLKKLRLAVKDRLQLLVRFGRQERV
- a CDS encoding HPF/RaiA family ribosome-associated protein, encoding MMRIAIQVRNADLTEELREHVEYRLAFALSQFPEHIRGVAVVLSDINGPKGGIDKRCSLRVRLNGRSDIVIEETEADFHVAVNRAADRAKRTLGRRLRRVRDTFSERAS
- the nhaR gene encoding transcriptional activator NhaR translates to MLNYKQLHYFWKVAKAGSIARAAEQLRLAPQTISAQIGTLEEALGTELFRRAGRRLELTAAGQLTLSYADEIFQIGRELEETVRNRPGRSDMLLRVGVADVVPKSMAYHLLAPALTSAGRVRLICREDKLDRLFAELAIHKMDLVIADRPLPSELGVKGYSHALGRTPIAFYAVRPLVARYRKDFPRSLHGAPMLIPSDGATMRGALTRWFSEHQIEPRIVGEFDDTALMKAFGKAGAGIFPAPTVLADEIRSQYEAEIIGRADSVAAKYYAISIERKLTHPAVVAISEAAKTELFVDDKR
- a CDS encoding winged helix-turn-helix domain-containing protein; this encodes MANSKSDTSSASWTFLTNHAHVLLCLVEKPAARMREVAVRVGITERAVQRIVAELEEAGYLSRMREGRANRYLVHDNLFLRHPVESHCTIAGLIGMVTGRRAHAQPSRKGARRA